TGAATGGTATCAAGTTTAAACTTCGAATTTGTATTTTGTGTCATGGTATCATTAATCATTTTGCAAAGGTATTGCTTATTTTAAAGATTCTAAACAATTTTGTTTTAAGTCTTCCTTCAATTTATTGTTTAAAAATAAGTATACAATTAAGTATAAAGGGATTCCGATAGCTATAAGAATTGGGGTAGGTCTTTTTTCTTTTTTATCAATGTGACTGTAAAATTTGAATACATTAAGAAAAGATTTTACATAGTAAACCAAATATAATATGAATGAGGTGATGCTAAGTTTTATTGAAATAGAGGCTAAAGAGGGCATTTTATTATTGTTAAAAACAAAATAAAGTATAAGTAAAATAGCTCCAATACAATAGCATGTTATAGCAAATTTTGTCTGGTTTTTGTAGCTTTTAATTATATTTATAGAGGTATCATAGCTATTATTTATAGAAACACCTTCTTCTCTTAATTGTTCGGTATGTATGCCACGTTCATTTAATACATGTATAGCTTCATAGCGACTCTCTTCTAAATGGCCAAGGGCTTCATAGTTACTAATAACATTAATTAATTCTTCGTGTTTATAGGTAGAAAGAAACTTATAATCCACACTGTCTTTTTCTTTTATATTGAATATTTTTTTTAAGGGATCAAAAAGACTATCAAACTCAAATAAGCCTTTATCGGCTGTAGCGCGTCTTGTTAAAAAAATGCCGAGAGGCAACATAATAAGTGTAGAAAACCAACTGGCAACGATAGGGTTGAAGCTACCGTTTTTGGCACTGTTTGTGGCAAAAATGCCAATAAAGTGATAAGTTAAAAATAGTACGATAGCTATAACCATTGGTAAACCGATACCTCCTTTACGTATTAAAGCACCAAGGGGTGCTCCCACAAAAAATAATATAATACATGCAAATGCTAAAGCAAATTTTTCGTGAAAAGAAATGATATGTTTGTTTAACCACTCTTTAGACATTTTTCTAGTGGCTTCATTTGTTGTGACAACTTGTTTTGCACTTGCTATGGTTTTTAAAGAAACATCAACGAGTTCAAATTTTTCATTTGTATTGAAGATATTTAGAATGGGACCAAGGTAAATAGAATCTGTAGCCGTTTTTTTAACTTTCTTATGTACTATAACATTGGAGCGTTGAGATAAATTTTTTGATATTATTTCGTGTGAAGCTATTTCTTTTTTAGATAAAGAATCGATGGTTTTATATAAACCAACGACATCCAACATATTGTATTTGTCGGTTTGAGATTGTTCATCAAAATCTACATTATTAATTTGCGACAAGTCGATGTTAATTGTATATTTTTTAAAGGTGCTTTTGGCAAAAGGTTTTTTGTTACGAGATTTAGGGTTCTTTGCAGAGACATCGCTGTAATAATTTCCATCAAATAAAATAAGTTTTAAAACATTGGAATCTTCTTTACTAGCAAGTTCTCCACTTTTAGACTTTATAGTTGTAGCGTTGGTTCTACCATCATTTCCTTTTATATGAATAGTAACATTTTCAAGATATTGATCTCTATCGCCATGTTTGTCGTCAAATTTAATATTATAAGTACCCACTTCATTGAACTGACCTTCAGCAAGTAACATGGCGGGTTTTAATTTTGCTATATTACTGCGTAAGTTGAAAGATTTAAATTCAGCCCAAGGAATTACATTATTAGAAAAGAAAAAGGTTACAATCCCTAAAATAACAATGAAAATACTTAGCCCAGACATGGCACGTTGCAGCGAAATTCCTGTGGATTTCATAGCAGCAAACTCATAGTTCTCGGCAAAACTACCAAATACCATTATAGATGCTAAAAGGATGGTTAGAGGTAATACTAGCGGTATCAGTTTTGGTAAGAAAAAAAATAAAAACTTAAAGATAACACCTATATCTAGATCTTTACCAGACAATTCTTTAATGTATAACCAAATGGTTTGTAAAACAAAAATTAGCATGAGTATAATAAACACGCTGAAAAAAGTTTTAAGGTAAGTCGTTAGTATGTATCGGTCTAGTATTTTCACCTTTTAAATCTCAATAATCTAATTATTAAATCTGCTTTAAAAAACAGATTAATATGCCAAGTAAATACGATAATTTGTGCTTAATTACAGCTTATTAATGTAATAGCCTTTGTATTTATTGGCATCAAAGGTAAATAGGTTTTTTGATAAAGGCTCGTTTGTTTTAAAAGAATTAACGGTTAATGTAGTTTTTGTTCCGTTTTTGC
The genomic region above belongs to Mariniflexile litorale and contains:
- a CDS encoding LptF/LptG family permease, whose protein sequence is MKILDRYILTTYLKTFFSVFIILMLIFVLQTIWLYIKELSGKDLDIGVIFKFLFFFLPKLIPLVLPLTILLASIMVFGSFAENYEFAAMKSTGISLQRAMSGLSIFIVILGIVTFFFSNNVIPWAEFKSFNLRSNIAKLKPAMLLAEGQFNEVGTYNIKFDDKHGDRDQYLENVTIHIKGNDGRTNATTIKSKSGELASKEDSNVLKLILFDGNYYSDVSAKNPKSRNKKPFAKSTFKKYTINIDLSQINNVDFDEQSQTDKYNMLDVVGLYKTIDSLSKKEIASHEIISKNLSQRSNVIVHKKVKKTATDSIYLGPILNIFNTNEKFELVDVSLKTIASAKQVVTTNEATRKMSKEWLNKHIISFHEKFALAFACIILFFVGAPLGALIRKGGIGLPMVIAIVLFLTYHFIGIFATNSAKNGSFNPIVASWFSTLIMLPLGIFLTRRATADKGLFEFDSLFDPLKKIFNIKEKDSVDYKFLSTYKHEELINVISNYEALGHLEESRYEAIHVLNERGIHTEQLREEGVSINNSYDTSINIIKSYKNQTKFAITCYCIGAILLILYFVFNNNKMPSLASISIKLSITSFILYLVYYVKSFLNVFKFYSHIDKKEKRPTPILIAIGIPLYLIVYLFLNNKLKEDLKQNCLESLK